The genomic interval CTTACCCAGGGGCCATTTGCGTTATTATTCGTATGGCTCCTTATTTATATGTTATGAAGAATAACAAGGAGAGGGAAAATCGCTTGCAGGATCTGCTTGATAAGTTTAGTGATAAGTATGATTTCGAAAATGCTTTTCTGCTTTATCTATATCTTCGCTTGTTAAATTATTTAGAGTATAACTACTCCATAGATTTCAGAATATTCATAATTTTAACATTCCTTTCGAATAAATGTTTATTTTTGAAAAAAATAATATATTATGTAATTTAGGTAAATATTCTGACTTGTTACAATAATATACCAATTTATTAAAAAGGAGAAGAGTTGTGAAAAAATATATTTTAAAAATAGCAACAGTATTATTACCAATTCTATTAATTTTTAGTACATTAAGCGAAGCAAATATTAACGCTGCACCAAATATAAATATATACCCAAAAGATCCAAGCGATCCTGTTACAGAAGAACAGTATGAATACCTTGAGCCAGATTTGGAGACTTACGAAGATATCAATATAGACGAACTAGAAACAGTACCAGTTGAAACCTTAGAAGATGAACCTGAAAATATTGATGATTTTGATGATGAACCAATTATCGATTTTGATTCTGATTCAGAATCACCTGATAAAGCGCCTGCAATAGAAGAAGCTGAAAAAAATAATAATCCTCCCTATGGTGGAGCTATAAATATCTATCCTACTACAAGAATAAAAACAAATGGTAAAACTAAAACAGTAGAAGTTCAAGTTTTTAAAGGAAATGGTAAGAAGGTATATGAAACGGTTAAAAATGGACAAGCTTTGACAAGGTGAAATTATTCTACTTATGAAATGGAAAAAATGTTCAAGCGTGTGATGTAGAGGGGGTTTAGGGGGATGTTACTTACCCTCTAAACCCCCTCACTTTTTTGATTTTATCTTTCACAAGCAAAATTATCCTTATCTCTATCCATTTTAGCTTGATAAGCTGGATGGGAGGAATCAACTCCATTCGGATAAACTTTTCTTAATTCAGTACAGTTAGCAAAATTTTCAGTCGTACTTGCTGTGCTTGTGGACGTTCCAGTACTACTAGATGACTGCTTTGATGAAGAATTGTTTGTTGTTGATGACTTTGCTGTATTAGTAGATGTATTAGTATTGCTAGATTGTGGTTTTGATGAATTATTACTGCTTGATGATCCAGTATTACTTGCGGTTGCTTGCTTTAAATCATTGAGTTGCTCATCTAGAGATTTATTTTTATCTTCTAAATCGGTAATTTTTGCTTCTAATTCTTTGTTTGTTTCTTCTAATTTTTTACTTTTATCTTGAGCTTCTGTTAATTTTGCTGAAGAATCATCTTTAGTAGCTTTTAATTCGCTATAATCCTTCTCTAAATTCTTGTATTTTTCATCTAATTCTTCTACTTGTGATTTTACGATACCTAACTCAGTAGTCATTTTTTTGTTTTGTTCGACTACTTTGTCATATTCCTGTTGTAAACCAGAGTCTAAAGATGGTGCGCCAATTGAGAAAAAGACGATACCTAAAATTAGTGGAATATAGAAACGATTTCTTGTTAGTCTACGTTCTTTATTTTTTACTTTTTTAATAATGTGATAGATTCCATAAATTAATACATACATTAAAAGAAAAATACCTATGTTTGCAAAGAATTCCATAATACACCTCTTTGAATTTATTTAACATCCCCTAATCTGCACGAACCCATTAACCATATGTGCTTATAGTCGATAGTGAGCAAATATTCGGTAACGAGAAAGTGACGGTGATGTCGCTGATTAAATAGTAGATCACTTGTTGCTGCTGTAGGCTGCCATGTGCTTGACCAGACTTTCTTGTTTGTTTGGGTCGTGATTGTCTGTTCATAACTGTGAAGAGTAGCGGGAGTATAGGCGGCAGAACTCTTCGCAAGCAGGACTTTTTTTGATTTGGCTTAGGTCAAGAACGATATAGCTTGTCCCACTTTTGTCAGTCGTTTTTAGAATAGAAGATAATAGCTATCTAGTGTTTCAGACTCTGAAATATGGATAGGAATCTGAAGGTTTAATTCTTATCTCGTAACACCAACGCACCAGCGAAATGGTAATAAAAAGTGGGAAAGGACCTTATTCGCTTTTTGTTCCCATATGTCTGAACTGTTTAAATCTGTAGCATTTTTATTGATTCAAATATTTCATGATGGTAAAATCGTTCGTTAAAACGAAGGGTTGGTGTAAAAAACTTTACGAAGGTTTACTGTTAGATTCTACTGGCATCTCCTTAAAAAGACAAACATGGTTGTTTTTTATTATGAACCCTATATTTATCATATAATAATATATGGTAATAATAAACAATTTTTTTCAAACAAAGAAATTAAGGTATGGTAATTTAAAGATGATGAGTGTAAACAAAGAAATTCCGGTCTGCTGAAATGGTATGAAAGGAAATTGTCAAAGAAAAAGTCATATTAAAACAGATTACTATTTTCTAGAGTGAGTAGACAGAAAAATAAACCTTTTAAATGTGTTATTTATAGGTCAGTACGAAAAATCAGCCTCCACTGATTTTTCGTACTGACCTTTTTTCATCCCTAATTGAAACTTTTTAATTATTCAAACGTATTTCTTTAGAAAGGGGTGAGTAAATTAAATAAATTTGTAAAAAAATATACTACCATTTTATTCATTGCTATGCTGTCAATGGTAGTGGGGTGTTCGGCTGAAAATGACTCAGAGGAAAAAACAGTAGAATACTTGAAACGGTATTGAACGAAACGTTTACCGTACCTAAGGAATTTCGTGAGGTAGAAAAATATGAGGTGAAGGGCCAAGCGAATTTCTCGGAAAATGGAAAGATTGTGGGGTTTATTATTAGACAGGATAGTAATTTGCCTATGGATATAAGAAATAATTAAAAAAGATTGTTTCATAAATAATAAGAAGAAAGAGGGATTAATATGATCCAATCTAAAGTGGTTTCGGAGTCCTATAAAAATTTCGAGCTTAATTTGAATAAAGCATTAAAGGAATTGGAAAATCATGAAATAATAGATGTTAAGTTTGCGGTGAACAATGAACCTTTAACGGAACAGGAAATCTATGCAGCAGTTATTTTATATAAAGCATAAGATTAATAAAACAATGCATCCTTTCGAGGGTGCTTTATCATTTTCCCGAACGAAAATACCATTCCAATGAATCCTTTTTCTATTCCAATCCGTAAACAAAAGAAAAATGTCAGGAGCTGTTTAATTATGAAAAAATTACTTATTTCCTTTCTTATTTTATTCACTTTGGTTGGTTGTTCCAATGAAGGGAAAGAGTCTGATGTAAAATCAGGCGATACTGTATCACTTGAAGAACAAATCACGAATGTGATGGCAGAACATAAATTAAAGAATAAAGAAATTATTGATTATGACCTAAAAGATGATTTCATTTATGTTATTTTTAAAAACAAGCATGAAAGCGGCAATACGCATAATCCTGATTTAGTTATTTTAGAGAATAAGGAAGGAAAGCTAAGTTGGGTAGCGGGTCCAGAGAATCGTACAGGATCTGTTGATACCTCTATGATATTTGCAAGAGAGGATGGACCTACTGTTACTATTACGATGCCAATGGGGGATGCAGCTGTCAAAGAGGTAAAAGTGCTTGGGGAATCGGCAAAAGCGGTAACCTATTTAGAGTATTTTACAGATGATTTTTCAAGAGCATATACCTATTGGATTTCTTATACAAAGGAAGAACCTACATATGAGGACATTGAAGTGATTACGGAGTAGGGAAAAGATGATTAATTTTTTTATAAGAGGAGATTTATATGGAAATAATCACAATTGCCAAAAAAGAAACAGGTAAAGAATACATAAAAAGACCTGCTGCTTATTGCTTGATATTTAATGATGAGAAAGACAAAATTGCCATCATTCAAACTAGTGATGGCAACTACTTTCTTCCTGGTGGAGGAATAGAAAAGAATGAGACACACCAAGAGTGCTTAGTAAGAGAAGCCTTAGAAGAAATGGGAATGGACATTGCAATAGGTACATTTATTGGGAGTGCGCGCAGGTATTTTTATTCTACCAATGAATATACGTATTATCTGAGTGAAGGGTATTTCTATTTGTGCAAGATGGTTAAACAAATAGGGGAACCAACAGAGGAAGGGCATTTTCTAAAATGGATAGAACCAAATCAAGCAATTCAAAGTTTATTTCATGAACATCAAAGCTGGGCAATTCAGGAAGCACTAAGAAAAGGATAATAATCCTATGTTACTTAGTTTAAAAGATAATAAGAGGTGTAAATGGAAAATCAAGAATAGCTTAGAAAAAAATTAAAGACCATTGAAAAATGGGAGAAAAACCAAAAAGGGTTGTTCTTCTGGGAAAAAATAGGGCGGATTCCGTTTGTGCTGTTAGACAAATGGACGCCGAAATACATACAAGAGAAAATACATATACTCCTAGATGAGATAGCAGTTTATATTGACAACGGCGGGCAATATTTAGTGGATAATGAAAGAACATTACATAAAGTGAAAAAAGAATTATCGTTACAGGGGGATGTAAACCTTGACGATATAAAACACTTTTCTATTGACTCAATGGAAAAGACAGCAGAAGCCTTTATTAAAAATCGTGCTAAAAATGCGCAAATTCAGGGGGCTACAACGGGTTTTGGTGGGATTTTTACCCTAGCTGTAGATATTCCCCTTATTTTTGGAATTACCTTAAAGACTATTCAAGAAGTAGCTTTAGCATATGGCTATGACCCATCTAATAAGGAAGAACGGATTTTCATGAATAAATGTATGCAATTTACGTCTTCTGATATAGTTGGAAAAAAAGCGATCTTAAATGAATTGACAAATGCACGTGAGGATGAAGGCTTTGCGCAGCTACAAGGCTGGAGAGAGGTATTCGCCTCGTATCGAGATAATTTTGGCTGGAAAAAGCTGGTTCAAATGATTCCTGTAGCTGGAATGATTTTTGGTGCTTATATGAATAAAGCAGCGATAAAAGAGGTTGGAGAAGTTGCAAATATGCTTTATCAAAAGCGTAGGGTATTGGAGAGAATCGAGCAATACACGGGTAAGAAGGAGTGATTGTAAGACCCATTGAATAGGCAACAACCTTCTTATTGGTTTCTAAGTAAGTTCCCCCCTAATCGAATAGGGGGCTGGGGTTGAAGCTATTTTCTTTTAGGCTCTTGGATTGATACATGCTTGGGCCGTTTTGGATAGGATGCCTTGCCTGCATCGGGTCCAGTTAGGTCATTTCGCTGGTCTAGACCCTTCCCAGTATATTCAACAGGATTTTGATTGTTCATCTTTACCACCTCCAATAATAGGATGGGTAAAAATGAAAATCCAATGACAGGTAATTTTTCCATACTGACTATTTTTCATTGTTATAGAAATAGGAATAACGGGAGAAAATTTGGAAATGATATCCTTAAAAAGGGGGCTGATCCAAATGAAAAATCTAGTTCTTATTATCTTTGTTTTGCTTTGTTCAATGTGTACGTTAGAGAAAGTATCTGCTCATTCCTTCTCTTCAGCAGCAGAGGATGCAGCAGTGGTCGTTAATCAGCCAGAATTATCAATAAAACAAGCAATTGAATTAGCTTATCCGTCTGCACAGAAATGGAATAAAAAAGCGCAGTTATTACAAGCGATTAACATAGATTTAGATCTGCCTGGAAATTCGGATGGGAGTAATGGCAAAAGAAAATTTTGGAATATAAGCTTTGGTATACCAGACACGAATAAATTTTTTCTAGTGGCCATCCATGAGGGAAAAATAGATAAAGCCCAGGAATTAACGGGAAAAGGGGATACTCCTAAATCGAAAAATGAGTTTGTAAAATTGGAAGACATTCATTATGATTCCCCTGAATTGCTAAAAAAAGCACTTGGAATGGGCACGATTTATCCTGGAAAAGAGTGGGCAAAAGGGTATAATTTTATGCTAAGCAAGGATACGGTGACAAATAGGAATCAAATGCTAGTAATTGGCTGGAATAGCAAGCAGACAAAAATGAAAGCAGCTGGCTTTGATAGTACGACAGGCGAACCAGTTCCACCACAGTTCTAAGCTAACTTAGTGAGGATGGAATACTTATGTTTGTTTCAATCTATAAAAATGAAAATATCTACTTTCAGGTTATTTGATCCAAAAATAGCTCATATTAAGTTATACACACTGAAAAAGGAGTTATAGAAGATTGAATCAAATAAAGTTTTTTTCTCAACTACCTATGTTTCTACAAATACTGTTGAATACTTCCCTGTTTCTTATCGGATTGATTTTGAGTTTTCTACTTATAAAGGAGACGTGGTATATTTTTACATATGTAGCCTTTGTACCAGAGCATGAACAAGATTATTATTTATTCACAGAGGAGCTGCTTACTTACTTTTTATATTTTGAATTTATCGCTTTAATTATTAAGTATTTTAGCTCTGAGTTTCACTTTCCGTTACGCTATCTCATTTACATTGGCATCACAGCCATAGTGCGATTAATTATTATTGAACATGATGATCCAATTAATGCTTTCTGGTGGGCGTTGGCTATTCTTGTTTTAATTATCTCTTTATTATTAACAAACTTAAGACTGCTTAAAAAAGATTATTAGTCGATTAGGTAGAAGTGTTAAACGTCTATCCCTTATTCTCCTATAAGGTAGACGTTTTTTTGCTGCCAATGGATAATAATGATAGGGGATAATCTAAATCGGCATTATTTTAACAATAAATAGACAGTAAAAACTTGTTTTAACGAAAACTAGACTACAAAAAGAAGGAACATTAGGGTAAAATAGACTTTTACATACCTAAGGAACATTTTTGAATAGTTTAGTAAGATACAATAGTATTGTGAGGACTTTTTAATGATAGATAATGAATTTCTACCTAGTATAAAGCTTTATCGAATGATTGTTGGTATTTTTATTACATTAATGAGTGCAGGGTTAGTATTAATATACATAGAAGATGATCGAATCATTTCTTTATCTTTCCTTTTGCAATTTATTTTCGTTATAAGCATTTCTGTTCTATTAATCATCTTTCCAAAAAAAGATTCCGTAAATTATCGAGCTGCGATTATTCTATGCATGTCTGCATACTTTTTCTTTATGTATTTGCGGTTTCCCGACAGATTTGCTTTGCTATTACTTATTAGTTTTATCCCAGTTATTCCAGTGTTGTTTTTGCATATACGATTGTTCTATATCACATTGATTGGTAATATTACAATTACTATTAGCATTATTATCTACTTGATGATGGTTGATACACCTAGTATACATATTTACAATTATTTGGATTTCTTTGGAGTAGCTATTAATTTCTTGGCGACACAGCTTTTGCTCCTTTTCCTTTTCCTTCTTTTCCAAAAAAGGATGAAGAATCAAGAGCTATATTACGATCAAGTGAAGCAAGCTGAGAAGCTGAGAACAACTGGGCAGCTTGCGGCAGCTGTTGCACATGAAATTCGCAATCCTATAACGGTAGTAAAGGGATTTATTCAACTACATGAAAATGATAAAGCATTACCAGAACATATCAAAAAGCACTACAAGCTGATGTTGGATGAGCTACAAGTTGCTGAGACCGTTATTTCTGATTTTTTATCACTGGCAAAGCCATCTGAAACAAAGATGGAGGTTGTATCGGTTAACACAGCACTACATACAGTGATGGACTTACTAAACACATATGCAATGGTTGATACGATTCATATTGAGCTAGAAATGGAAAACGATTACGAAATTCAATGCAATATTATGGAGTTTAAGCAATTATTTGTAAATTTATTAAAAAATGCGATTGAAGCTTCTCATCATGGAGATACGATTCGAGTAAAAGTAACCGGTGAAGAGGATAGAGTGGTAGTGATGATAATCGATAGCGGTTCAGGAATGAGCCAGGAGCAACAAGAGCGGATTGGAACCCCTTTCTATTCCTTAAAGGCAAAAGGCACAGGATTAGGCTTAATGATCTGTTATAACATTGTCGAAAAATATGAAGGAACGATTAACATTTGGAGTGAGGAAGGAAAAGGGACAGAGGTTACGGTGACCTTTCCTATTGTAAAAATGAAATCTTTATAACATTTTGTAGAAAACGTCTGAATTCTTGTTTCATAAGGATTCAGATGTTTTTTTATTAGGAGGGTGCTTCGTTAAAAAAGGATAATGGCCTTCTATTTCGATTTATAAACTAACATTTATTTTATTTTAGGTAATCGGACAGGGATTTCGGTGAATAAAACTATAAAAAAGAATGCTTTTCATTTTCTTTTTATGACAAACGAAGCATTCTTATTTTCGAAATTAAAAATTTTTAACGAAGACTTTTTCATACTATATTTTAGGGGTGACAAAAAAATGCCAAGAGTAAGCTACAAAAGCTCAGACGTTGACCTAATGGCAAGGATGATGAGGGCGGAAGCAGAAGGGGAAGGGCCACAAGGAATGCTGTATGTCGGAAATGTAATTGTTAATCGTCTTAAAGCGGATTGTACAGATTTTAAAGATTTAAGAACCATTTCACAAGTTATTTTTCAAGTGCAGGGAGGAAATTATTCTTTTGAAGCTGTTCAAAAAGGGAATGTATTTTATCAAAGAGCAAGAGCGGCTGAAAAAAAATTAGCAAAACAAAATTTAGATTATTGGCGAGAGCACCCAGGAAAATATGCGCTTTGGTATTTCAATCCATATGCACCATGTCCTCCAACTTGGTATGGTCAACCTTTTGCAGGTCAATATAAAGATCATTGTTTTTACGAGCCGAAAGCTGGAACATGTGAAACGGTTTATATAGGAGGCTAAGCTTATTTTAATCTGTGCAGTAGATAATGGAGTAGGGTTGCAATAGGTTCATTTGGTAATAAAAAATAAGAGCTCTAAAATCCAAAATAAATACAGAATTTAGCCCAAGTATCGGAATTAAGTTCAAAGAATTTAAAAATATTTATTAGGAGTCTGTAACCCGGTATGCTAATTTCAATGGTTACAGACTCCTTTTTATAATGAGAATATGAAGTATTTGAAACAGTGTAAATTGTATTTTGCAATTAGAAAGTACACAAAATTTCAATTGCAGACAGAGTTCCGCTTTGGCATGGAGCCTCTATAGGCATGCTCTATAAGTCAAGACCCTGCTTGGCTCAACCCACTATCCATTTAAGATTTTTCGACATTGCAATACTCTGCATTTTTATTTTGTGCTATACAAGGGTATATGATTATCAAAGTTTAAAAAGTTTTTATAGTAATGAGAAAACAGGAATAGGTATATGTTTGCACGTGAGCAGGGGGGATTTAATACAAAGGGTTAACGCACAATCTAGAAGTTAATGCTTATTTTGTTTATAGTAAAAGGCTTTTACTATAGAGTCAGATAGTGGAAGAAGGGGTTTACCAAAGTGAATATTTATGATTTAAGAAAAGAGATAAGCTATATTCTGTAAATGATGACTAGGAGGAGCAGTGTGCATTAATAGTGCAACCACGGTTCTCCTCTACTCGACTAATTCAATAATCGGAAGGAAAAAGGTATATAGAAAGAAAACTATTTGATATATCGGATTAAAATAAAGGAGAGAAGGCTATGAGTAAATCATTTATTGAACAAGTACATTATATTAGAATTCCTGTAAAGGATTTAGAACTGTCTGCAACATGGTATAGAGATGTATTAGGGCTCCAGTTACTAAACAATACGGAGGAACTTGGAACTTGCAATTTTAAAAGTAAATGAAGGACCTTTCTTACTTATCTTAGTACCTACAGAAGATGAAACATTTGCACATTTTACAATTGATAATGAACAAGAATTTAGAATTCGCTTTACAAGTCCAGAATTATCTGAATTTCATCAACACTTAATGGAAAATCAAGTAAAGGTCGAGGATATAAAAGAAGATAATGGTCACCGCCTTTTTCCACTTTTATGACCCCAATGGTAATAAACTTCAAGTACCTGGTAAGATTATTATAAATAAATTACCTTATTTCATTACCGTGTGCTTTAGCCTAGCCATGTCAATAAACTAGGCTGTTTATTGACATGGCTAGGCTAAAGCTCGGCTATATCACGAAGCAAGAAAAGAAATTTATGTAGATTGTTCAAAAGATAAATAACAGAATATTTTGCATAATTAATATTAACGCTACAATAATTTCTAATGATAAACGTCTAAAACCTTGATACATAAGGGATTAGACGTTTCTTTTATTATAACATAAGTAAGGCTAAGAAGAATTATCACTCAAAATAAGAGTTAAACGCTTATTTTGTTTGATTAAAAATTGTACAACCTTTTTTTATGCAGTCTTGAGAATATTATTTCTGTAATCTGATGGATTTATAGGACTACATTGTGGAAATTATACTTAAACTACCTGAGCATTGACTCGAGTAAGATTAATGCTCTTTCTTGTATAAGACCATTAGGCACATTCTTAAATAAATTTTATAAAAAAACTAGGTTGGTACCTAGAATTAAAAACTTATTTCAAGAAATATAAGAACCAAACTGCATGATTTTGTTCATCATGTGCTGCTCTTTGAAATTCTTCTTTAATTTTTGGATTATCTGTTTTAGATACAATTTCTAAATAAAAATCGACTGTTTCTTGTTCATCTTTAAACGCAAAATCTAATCCTTGTTTATATTTCTTTGGGCATTCTTCACTAATTTTTGGTTTATGTTTTTCACCTGTTAATTGTGTATATAAATTTGAAAAGCTATTAAAATGTCTTATTTCATCTTTTCTGATTTCGTTGATTTTATCTTTTATATATTGAGTAGAAGCTAAATTAATTAAATGCTGATAACATGAAATGGCTGAATATTCACCATCTATTGCCTTTTCTATTAAAGTCACAATATTTTCCCTAGAATGAGCATGAAAAGCTGTTGTAAGGCCGGTAACATTTGGAACAAGTGGTCCTAGATAATGATAGTATGCATGTGGATCAGATGGAAGTTGTTTAATGTGATATGTTCCATGCCCATAGTGAACGTGACATGAATTCCCAGGGCAATGTAAAAGCTGATTCCAAGGTCCATGTTTAATAAAGGGATAACCTTTATTCATTACACCATCAAGACCGGTGATTATTTCTGGTTGCATGATTTACCTCCTATAATTTGTTTGTATCATATTATGACATCGCTCTTCTATAGATGTTTGTCTCTAAGAGAATTGGGTGTTCAACTCAATTTTATCTGTGGATTGTTTTTTTCACTTTTATTTAATAAAAGTCTGGGTATTGATAATAAGGGTATATTTTCTTTTCAGCTTTTAGTAATTTTAAAAAATATCCTGATATATATTTCACCACCATTATAAATACTAAAAGTTAAGGAGTGTGACAAATGTTTGATTA from Niallia sp. FSL W8-0635 carries:
- the psiE gene encoding phosphate-starvation-inducible protein PsiE, encoding MNQIKFFSQLPMFLQILLNTSLFLIGLILSFLLIKETWYIFTYVAFVPEHEQDYYLFTEELLTYFLYFEFIALIIKYFSSEFHFPLRYLIYIGITAIVRLIIIEHDDPINAFWWALAILVLIISLLLTNLRLLKKDY
- a CDS encoding sporulation protein Cse60; translated protein: MIQSKVVSESYKNFELNLNKALKELENHEIIDVKFAVNNEPLTEQEIYAAVILYKA
- a CDS encoding NUDIX hydrolase; the protein is MEIITIAKKETGKEYIKRPAAYCLIFNDEKDKIAIIQTSDGNYFLPGGGIEKNETHQECLVREALEEMGMDIAIGTFIGSARRYFYSTNEYTYYLSEGYFYLCKMVKQIGEPTEEGHFLKWIEPNQAIQSLFHEHQSWAIQEALRKG
- a CDS encoding cell wall hydrolase, with product MPRVSYKSSDVDLMARMMRAEAEGEGPQGMLYVGNVIVNRLKADCTDFKDLRTISQVIFQVQGGNYSFEAVQKGNVFYQRARAAEKKLAKQNLDYWREHPGKYALWYFNPYAPCPPTWYGQPFAGQYKDHCFYEPKAGTCETVYIGG
- a CDS encoding excalibur calcium-binding domain-containing protein; this encodes MEFFANIGIFLLMYVLIYGIYHIIKKVKNKERRLTRNRFYIPLILGIVFFSIGAPSLDSGLQQEYDKVVEQNKKMTTELGIVKSQVEELDEKYKNLEKDYSELKATKDDSSAKLTEAQDKSKKLEETNKELEAKITDLEDKNKSLDEQLNDLKQATASNTGSSSSNNSSKPQSSNTNTSTNTAKSSTTNNSSSKQSSSSTGTSTSTASTTENFANCTELRKVYPNGVDSSHPAYQAKMDRDKDNFACER
- a CDS encoding sensor histidine kinase, whose translation is MIDNEFLPSIKLYRMIVGIFITLMSAGLVLIYIEDDRIISLSFLLQFIFVISISVLLIIFPKKDSVNYRAAIILCMSAYFFFMYLRFPDRFALLLLISFIPVIPVLFLHIRLFYITLIGNITITISIIIYLMMVDTPSIHIYNYLDFFGVAINFLATQLLLLFLFLLFQKRMKNQELYYDQVKQAEKLRTTGQLAAAVAHEIRNPITVVKGFIQLHENDKALPEHIKKHYKLMLDELQVAETVISDFLSLAKPSETKMEVVSVNTALHTVMDLLNTYAMVDTIHIELEMENDYEIQCNIMEFKQLFVNLLKNAIEASHHGDTIRVKVTGEEDRVVVMIIDSGSGMSQEQQERIGTPFYSLKAKGTGLGLMICYNIVEKYEGTINIWSEEGKGTEVTVTFPIVKMKSL
- a CDS encoding ferritin-like domain-containing protein; the protein is MVTLIEKAIDGEYSAISCYQHLINLASTQYIKDKINEIRKDEIRHFNSFSNLYTQLTGEKHKPKISEECPKKYKQGLDFAFKDEQETVDFYLEIVSKTDNPKIKEEFQRAAHDEQNHAVWFLYFLK